The Pontibacillus halophilus JSM 076056 = DSM 19796 genome includes a region encoding these proteins:
- a CDS encoding YigZ family protein: protein MLNNYLTVKSEGHEVVIIQKSRFIGYVKRVESEQEAKEFVQEIKKKHSDATHNCSAYMVGEHDEIQKAHDDGEPSGTAGVPMLEVLKKKGLKDTAVVVTRYFGGIKLGAGGLIRAYSSTTSEALRTTGIVKRQLMRKMKVEADYTLLGKVQNALQGTSYLLNKIHYTDRVVLDIYVEEGKEPEFDQWIVNLTHGQATVTQDEVTYMEIDVEA, encoded by the coding sequence ATGTTAAACAACTATCTTACGGTAAAAAGTGAAGGCCATGAAGTCGTCATTATTCAGAAATCACGATTCATTGGTTACGTGAAACGTGTCGAATCAGAACAAGAAGCGAAAGAATTCGTTCAAGAGATTAAGAAGAAGCATAGTGATGCTACACACAACTGCTCGGCTTACATGGTTGGGGAGCACGATGAGATACAAAAAGCCCATGATGACGGTGAACCGAGCGGAACAGCCGGTGTACCGATGTTAGAGGTGCTTAAGAAGAAAGGGTTGAAGGACACCGCTGTTGTCGTTACAAGATATTTCGGTGGTATAAAATTAGGAGCTGGTGGTTTAATACGCGCATACTCCTCTACGACTTCTGAAGCACTTCGTACGACAGGAATCGTAAAGCGTCAACTGATGAGAAAGATGAAAGTGGAAGCGGATTATACCCTACTCGGTAAAGTACAGAACGCATTGCAAGGTACTTCCTACCTATTAAATAAGATTCACTACACCGATCGTGTGGTATTAGATATTTATGTAGAGGAAGGCAAAGAACCAGAATTTGATCAATGGATCGTCAATCTTACTCACGGTCAAGCCACTGTCACGCAAGATGAAGTGACGTATATGGAAATTGATGTTGAGGCGTAA
- a CDS encoding MraY family glycosyltransferase, with amino-acid sequence MEYKALLFCFIASVLITPLVKKLAIKIGAVDQPNYRKVHQKLMPRLGGLAIFISFLFGIFLFFPEYNPVLKSQSWTLIIGSFIIIATGVLDDIRELSPKVKLSGQILAALVVVLGGIKVEFINLPFDLGVIEFGWMSIPITLIWILAITNSINLIDGLDGLSAGVSAIALLTISGMAVTMGNPFVVLVGSIMLGSTLGFLLYNFFPAKIFMGDTGALFLGYMISVLSLLGFKNVTLFSFIIPMLILGVPISDTLFAIVRRFVQRKPLSSPDKSHLHHCLLRLGYSHPQAVLVIYSIAALFSLAAVIFSQATMWGSFLVLLMVLFLVEMIVEVTGLVSQNYKPILNLMKSHRTKR; translated from the coding sequence ATGGAGTATAAGGCCTTGTTATTCTGTTTTATAGCTTCGGTCCTCATAACCCCGTTAGTGAAGAAGCTAGCGATTAAAATTGGAGCTGTAGACCAACCCAACTATAGAAAAGTTCACCAGAAACTTATGCCACGATTAGGTGGTTTAGCTATATTTATAAGCTTCTTATTCGGAATCTTTCTATTCTTTCCCGAATACAACCCAGTATTAAAGTCGCAGTCATGGACTTTAATTATTGGGAGCTTCATTATAATAGCGACCGGTGTTCTGGATGATATACGTGAATTATCCCCGAAGGTGAAGCTAAGCGGTCAGATTCTCGCCGCTCTAGTCGTCGTACTTGGTGGAATAAAGGTGGAGTTTATTAACCTCCCGTTCGACTTAGGCGTCATTGAATTTGGTTGGATGAGTATTCCCATTACCCTCATTTGGATTCTGGCTATCACCAATTCCATTAATTTGATTGATGGTCTTGATGGATTGTCTGCCGGGGTATCTGCAATCGCCTTATTAACCATATCAGGTATGGCGGTGACGATGGGAAATCCATTTGTCGTGCTAGTCGGATCCATTATGTTAGGAAGTACTCTAGGGTTTCTTCTTTACAATTTCTTTCCGGCTAAGATTTTTATGGGAGATACGGGTGCCTTATTTCTTGGGTACATGATAAGTGTGCTCTCCCTATTAGGATTTAAGAACGTAACCTTATTCTCGTTTATCATCCCAATGCTTATACTAGGCGTTCCAATTTCAGATACGCTATTCGCTATCGTTCGTCGCTTCGTCCAAAGAAAGCCCTTATCTTCTCCAGATAAATCACATTTGCATCATTGCTTATTGAGACTTGGATACAGCCATCCTCAAGCCGTGTTGGTCATTTACAGTATCGCTGCATTGTTTAGTTTGGCAGCGGTCATCTTCTCCCAGGCTACAATGTGGGGGTCCTTCCTCGTCTTGCTTATGGTGTTGTTCCTAGTGGAGATGATTGTCGAAGTGACAGGGTTGGTTAGCCAAAACTATAAGCCAATTCTGAACCTCATGAAATCACACCGCACAAAAAGATAA
- a CDS encoding response regulator — protein MSTRIVLIDDHKLFREGVKRILEFEPSFEVVAEGDDGNTATSLIEQHNPDVVLMDINMPQMNGVQATAELISHNPDLKVIILSIHDDENYVTHALKTGAQGYLLKEMDSDALIEAIKVVGEGGSYLHPRVTHNLVKEYRRLSEGDGETTKSSSPIEYRKPLHLLTRRECEVLQLLADGKSNRGVAESLFISEKTVKNHVSNILQKMNVNDRTQAVVTAIKKGWVEVL, from the coding sequence ATGAGCACAAGAATAGTATTAATTGATGATCATAAATTATTTCGCGAAGGCGTGAAACGCATATTAGAATTTGAACCGTCTTTCGAAGTTGTAGCTGAGGGTGACGATGGAAATACAGCTACAAGCTTAATTGAACAACACAATCCTGATGTCGTCTTAATGGATATTAACATGCCTCAAATGAACGGTGTACAAGCAACAGCCGAACTCATAAGCCATAATCCAGATCTTAAAGTCATTATTCTATCCATCCACGATGATGAAAACTATGTTACACATGCACTGAAAACTGGGGCACAAGGTTATCTGTTGAAAGAAATGGACTCTGATGCGTTGATTGAAGCGATTAAGGTCGTTGGTGAAGGTGGTTCTTACTTACACCCACGCGTCACTCACAACTTAGTGAAAGAATACCGTCGTCTTTCTGAAGGTGATGGAGAAACTACTAAAAGCAGTTCGCCAATTGAGTACCGCAAACCGCTTCATTTGCTGACTCGTCGTGAATGTGAAGTATTACAGCTTCTCGCAGACGGTAAGAGCAACCGAGGTGTAGCGGAATCTCTATTTATTAGTGAAAAGACGGTTAAAAACCATGTGAGTAACATCCTACAGAAAATGAATGTTAACGACCGCACACAAGCCGTAGTAACAGCAATTAAAAAAGGCTGGGTCGAGGTATTATAA
- a CDS encoding LCP family protein encodes MKRKRASKVKILLWTLLFVFFLGVGTIAGYGIHLTQKAEEVTEQSQVELERGEVSSKRTKAVDPAEDNISVLFLGIDDSEARSEDTSLSDAMVLATFNKEEHSVKLLSIPRDSYVYIPEVGYKDKITHAHSFGGIDASVETVERMMDVPVDYYVQLNFDAFTETVNALGGIPYDVPFDMTEQNSKDVQGAITLESGMQILNGEEALALARSRQYDSDLARGERQMELLQTIFEKVTDYDSISQYSRLIDSIGNNMNTNLSFDEMTSLHSYATNHDGLQFQQMQLQGEGAFIPLENGRKYVFELDQNYVETTQEELRTHLELANVSSDTHSSQSFNSETSSDSPS; translated from the coding sequence ATGAAACGAAAGCGTGCTTCAAAGGTTAAGATTCTTCTGTGGACACTCTTATTTGTCTTCTTCCTTGGAGTAGGTACGATTGCTGGTTATGGTATTCACCTGACTCAGAAGGCAGAAGAGGTCACCGAACAATCACAGGTTGAGCTCGAACGTGGAGAAGTTTCATCCAAACGGACGAAAGCAGTTGACCCAGCTGAGGATAACATATCCGTCCTTTTCCTTGGTATTGACGATAGTGAAGCTCGTTCCGAAGACACCTCACTCTCTGATGCAATGGTGCTAGCTACATTCAACAAAGAAGAACATTCCGTTAAACTACTGAGCATCCCCCGTGATTCCTACGTTTATATTCCAGAAGTAGGGTATAAGGACAAGATCACTCATGCTCATTCCTTTGGCGGAATTGACGCTTCTGTCGAGACAGTGGAACGCATGATGGATGTGCCTGTTGACTATTATGTACAACTAAATTTTGATGCCTTTACAGAGACAGTCAACGCGCTTGGCGGTATTCCTTATGATGTTCCTTTCGATATGACCGAACAGAACAGCAAAGATGTCCAAGGTGCCATCACTCTAGAGTCAGGGATGCAGATTCTTAACGGCGAAGAAGCTCTTGCCCTAGCGAGAAGTCGTCAGTATGACAGTGACCTTGCTCGGGGAGAGCGACAAATGGAGTTGTTACAAACCATTTTTGAGAAAGTGACTGACTATGACTCCATTAGCCAATACAGCAGGCTAATTGATTCAATCGGCAACAATATGAATACGAACCTATCTTTTGATGAAATGACCTCCTTGCACAGTTACGCAACGAACCACGATGGCCTACAATTCCAACAAATGCAACTACAAGGTGAGGGAGCCTTCATCCCGCTTGAAAATGGTCGTAAATATGTATTTGAACTGGACCAAAATTATGTTGAAACGACTCAAGAGGAATTAAGAACTCATTTAGAGCTGGCAAATGTAAGTAGCGACACCCACTCATCCCAATCCTTTAACTCTGAAACTTCCTCAGATTCCCCTTCATAA
- a CDS encoding sensor histidine kinase codes for MSESKIGEKALDSVIDEMIDTVANSKDEIFLIGEQSRDEFSQLQEELKETKQQVLEIIEDGDNLEQKVRFSRMRLSEVSKHFDKYSEVEIREVYEQTHQLQMDLSVRREQEKQLREKRDDLEQRLRRLNDTVEKADELGAKISVVLNYLNDDFRQVSEALEDAREKQAFGLQIIEAQEEERRKLSREIHDGPAQMLANVMLRSDLVDRTFKQRGPDEAMKEIKDVRRMVRSALYEVRRIIYDLRPMALDDLGLTPTLKKYLATVEDYNEGLQIQFTSHGREDRLHTKYEVALFRLVQEAVQNAVKHAEASIIQVSMEQKNDFVNIIVKDDGKGFDTSEKKEKSFGIVGMKERIEMLEGEITIESEIGQGTKIGIKVPLTD; via the coding sequence ATGTCTGAGAGTAAAATTGGTGAAAAAGCACTTGATTCCGTCATTGATGAGATGATTGACACGGTGGCGAACAGCAAAGATGAGATATTTCTCATAGGGGAACAGTCCCGTGACGAATTTAGTCAATTGCAAGAGGAATTAAAGGAGACAAAGCAACAAGTCTTGGAAATCATTGAAGATGGTGACAATCTCGAACAAAAAGTTCGTTTCTCAAGAATGCGTCTTTCTGAGGTCAGTAAACACTTTGATAAATATTCAGAGGTCGAAATTCGTGAGGTCTATGAGCAGACGCATCAACTCCAGATGGATCTATCTGTTCGGAGAGAGCAAGAGAAGCAGCTCCGTGAGAAGCGGGATGATCTTGAGCAACGCTTGCGTCGTTTAAATGATACCGTGGAGAAAGCAGACGAACTTGGAGCTAAGATATCTGTCGTACTGAACTATTTAAATGATGATTTCCGACAAGTCTCAGAAGCGCTCGAGGATGCACGTGAGAAGCAGGCGTTTGGACTTCAAATTATTGAAGCTCAAGAGGAAGAGCGCCGTAAGCTGTCTCGTGAAATTCACGATGGACCTGCTCAAATGCTTGCCAACGTTATGCTACGTTCAGACCTTGTCGACCGGACGTTTAAACAACGTGGACCAGACGAAGCCATGAAAGAGATTAAAGATGTACGGAGAATGGTTCGTTCAGCTCTTTATGAGGTGCGACGTATTATATACGACCTACGTCCCATGGCGCTGGATGATTTAGGATTAACACCAACGCTAAAGAAATATTTAGCAACGGTTGAAGACTATAATGAAGGTCTACAAATCCAGTTTACATCCCATGGTCGTGAAGATCGCCTCCATACGAAATATGAAGTCGCCTTGTTTCGATTGGTACAAGAAGCAGTTCAAAACGCAGTCAAGCACGCAGAAGCATCTATCATTCAAGTGAGCATGGAACAAAAGAACGACTTCGTCAACATAATCGTTAAAGATGACGGTAAAGGGTTTGATACGAGTGAGAAGAAAGAAAAATCCTTCGGCATTGTAGGAATGAAAGAGAGAATTGAAATGCTAGAAGGAGAAATAACCATTGAGTCTGAGATTGGTCAGGGAACGAAGATTGGGATAAAAGTTCCATTAACGGACTAA
- a CDS encoding TIGR03826 family flagellar region protein encodes MSELANCPRCNAIYVKGVRDICEACYRKEEDDYDLVYTYIRKKKNRTAGVEEVANHTGVSEKTIRKFVKEGRLRSGMFPNLDYPCDRCGTMINEGLICGSCANEIQADLGKVEQEEKRKDRVRESQNTYYTWGSK; translated from the coding sequence ATGAGTGAATTAGCCAACTGTCCAAGATGTAACGCCATCTACGTTAAAGGTGTTCGAGACATTTGTGAAGCTTGCTATAGAAAAGAAGAAGACGACTATGACTTAGTTTATACCTATATAAGAAAAAAGAAAAATCGTACAGCTGGCGTTGAAGAGGTAGCCAATCACACGGGTGTAAGTGAGAAAACAATCCGCAAGTTCGTGAAGGAAGGACGCCTTCGTTCTGGAATGTTCCCGAACTTAGATTATCCTTGTGATCGTTGTGGCACGATGATTAATGAGGGGCTTATCTGCGGAAGTTGCGCGAATGAGATTCAGGCCGATCTAGGTAAAGTGGAGCAGGAAGAAAAGCGGAAAGACCGGGTTCGAGAGAGTCAGAATACCTATTATACATGGGGTAGTAAATAA
- the flgM gene encoding flagellar biosynthesis anti-sigma factor FlgM, with protein sequence MKINGPQHSNLNPYQKQFQKQAQVQKGEAAKDRVEISSQAKHMQEASNAKQARLDRVEELKNQVQSGTYQVDAKETAKNVANFFKGQA encoded by the coding sequence ATGAAAATTAATGGTCCACAACATTCAAATCTGAACCCATATCAAAAGCAATTCCAGAAACAAGCGCAGGTTCAAAAAGGAGAAGCAGCGAAGGATCGCGTAGAAATTTCCTCCCAGGCGAAACATATGCAAGAGGCATCGAACGCGAAACAAGCTCGCCTAGACCGCGTTGAGGAGCTTAAGAACCAAGTTCAGTCCGGTACCTACCAAGTGGATGCGAAAGAAACAGCGAAGAACGTAGCCAACTTTTTTAAAGGTCAGGCATAA
- a CDS encoding ComF family protein has protein sequence MNCLWCEAELVPEVTWSTFIGPFEANVLCQICSERMERIGAIVCPRCNRPMEEMKPCYDCERWELSGTKLTMNKSLFLYNEFMQEVVAQWKYRGDYALIELFRADVEQIFRSMRTNWYDAILVPIPLSELRMKERGFNQAAVLAQATGLPVQDLLTRVHGEKQSKKTRHERMNTGNPFSIRGSVPPKVVLVDDIYTTGQTLQHAATLLHQNGSVEIASFTLIRG, from the coding sequence ATGAACTGCTTATGGTGCGAGGCCGAACTTGTTCCTGAGGTGACATGGTCAACGTTTATAGGTCCATTCGAAGCGAATGTCCTATGTCAGATTTGTTCAGAAAGGATGGAGCGTATCGGGGCTATCGTCTGTCCCCGCTGTAATCGACCTATGGAGGAAATGAAGCCGTGCTATGACTGTGAACGCTGGGAATTGAGTGGAACAAAGTTAACCATGAACAAGTCTTTGTTTCTATATAACGAGTTTATGCAGGAGGTCGTTGCTCAATGGAAATATCGTGGAGACTACGCATTAATTGAATTATTCCGTGCTGATGTTGAACAAATCTTTCGTTCCATGCGAACGAATTGGTATGATGCAATACTTGTTCCAATACCGTTAAGCGAATTACGAATGAAGGAACGAGGATTTAATCAAGCAGCTGTACTTGCCCAAGCTACAGGTTTACCTGTTCAAGATCTGCTGACTAGGGTGCATGGGGAGAAGCAATCAAAGAAGACGAGGCACGAACGTATGAATACAGGGAACCCGTTCTCCATCCGAGGGTCAGTTCCGCCTAAAGTCGTGTTGGTGGATGATATCTATACGACAGGTCAAACCCTACAGCATGCAGCCACCCTATTGCATCAAAATGGAAGCGTTGAAATCGCTTCCTTCACTTTAATTCGGGGCTAA
- a CDS encoding flagellar protein FlgN translates to MNTAAIIDSMSKLSTLHESLLALSKEKTDMLKNRDITGLQTALVKERKHIQAISQVEEKRTSLVSEWFRVSGHEDQDQNVSTMLALLTSHDEKARLQQEFDRLLQLVQELKGQEQLNADLTHQSLQYINLSLNMLNPSLQSLNYDGKEGQQPNQGSNHSAFDSKA, encoded by the coding sequence ATGAACACAGCAGCGATTATAGACTCTATGAGTAAGCTTTCAACGTTACACGAAAGCTTGCTTGCCTTGTCTAAAGAAAAGACAGACATGCTGAAGAATCGAGATATAACAGGGTTGCAAACTGCGCTTGTGAAAGAACGGAAGCACATCCAGGCCATTAGCCAGGTTGAAGAGAAGCGTACATCACTTGTAAGTGAGTGGTTCCGCGTTAGTGGTCACGAAGACCAAGATCAAAACGTGTCTACTATGCTTGCCTTGTTAACTTCCCATGATGAAAAGGCGAGACTTCAGCAAGAGTTTGACCGCTTGCTTCAGCTCGTTCAAGAACTTAAAGGGCAAGAGCAGCTCAATGCGGACTTGACACATCAATCCCTACAATATATTAATCTATCACTGAATATGCTGAATCCGTCCTTGCAGTCGTTGAATTATGACGGGAAAGAAGGACAACAACCAAACCAAGGATCAAATCATTCTGCATTTGATTCGAAAGCGTAA
- a CDS encoding DegV family protein, with the protein MKTAIMTDSTAYIPEDLRRKWNIHMVPLNVLIEDESYKEEIDLSASEFYDRVRGAEELPKTSQPSIGLIQEKLEELAEDYDAVISIHLSSGISGTIQATANAGELVDGIDVYPYDSEISCMVQGFFALEGAEMAELGESPDVIISRFDEMKKSMKAYFMVDDLTHLHRGGRLNGAQKFVGSLLKVKPVLHFVDTKIVPFEKIRTRKKALNRVVGLFEEDAQKEVPMRASVIHANREEEAKELMEHLKQRYPHVEFYLSYFGPVIGTHLGEGALGIGWYMK; encoded by the coding sequence ATGAAAACGGCAATTATGACAGACAGCACAGCATACATCCCTGAAGACTTGCGACGGAAATGGAACATTCATATGGTTCCGTTAAACGTGTTGATTGAAGACGAAAGCTATAAGGAAGAAATTGATCTTTCCGCTTCCGAGTTTTATGACCGTGTGCGTGGGGCAGAAGAACTTCCGAAAACGTCACAGCCTTCAATTGGCTTAATTCAAGAAAAGCTTGAGGAACTCGCTGAAGATTACGACGCAGTGATCTCCATCCACCTATCGAGTGGCATTAGTGGAACCATTCAAGCAACCGCTAATGCAGGTGAACTGGTAGATGGAATCGATGTGTATCCGTACGACTCAGAAATTAGTTGTATGGTACAAGGATTCTTCGCACTAGAAGGCGCTGAGATGGCTGAACTGGGTGAGTCTCCAGATGTTATCATCTCTCGCTTTGATGAAATGAAGAAATCCATGAAAGCCTACTTTATGGTAGATGACCTCACTCATCTCCATCGCGGTGGTCGATTGAACGGAGCTCAGAAGTTCGTAGGAAGCTTACTGAAAGTTAAGCCAGTTCTCCACTTTGTGGACACGAAGATCGTCCCATTCGAGAAGATACGCACCCGTAAGAAAGCGCTCAACCGAGTGGTAGGGCTCTTTGAAGAAGATGCTCAAAAAGAAGTACCGATGCGAGCATCAGTTATTCATGCCAATCGGGAAGAAGAAGCGAAAGAGCTAATGGAACACCTTAAGCAACGTTATCCACATGTGGAATTTTACTTAAGCTATTTCGGCCCTGTTATTGGCACCCATTTAGGTGAAGGGGCACTTGGCATTGGTTGGTATATGAAATAA
- a CDS encoding DEAD/DEAH box helicase produces MTIQPPQSISPHLAGKLLVKRNWPFEESLLEEGLQADWLSEQSAITNKWHSSICHRCGTKKRSHFYKWPCPNCGEKCVYCRSCVKLGRLSSCDKLLTYHGAVLQWKHHQKPCMWEGKLTRAQQQAADAIVNAVRTQSSILVWAVCGAGKTEMLFPGIAEAIQTGKRVCLATPRADVVRELLPRLRLAFPHVDIVGRYGGSEERDEGAQFVVATTHQLFHYRSAFDVMIIDEVDAFPYHADPSLPRVTSLSKQPSCATIYLTATPREDLKQASQRKNLPTVFVPIRFHGHPLPVPTCTYIGRLSNKLQQYRIPNPIKEWIEQKQANERRILLFAPTVTTATHVANELSVPYVHAEHDQRKEVVQQFRNREVRMIVTTTILERGVTFPSIDVAVLDAGHRVFDEAALVQIAGRAGRSADDPSGNVVFFHDGFSLAMDRSIRSIRAMNKKAATFR; encoded by the coding sequence GTGACGATTCAACCCCCTCAATCTATATCCCCTCATTTAGCCGGCAAATTGCTTGTGAAGCGAAATTGGCCATTTGAAGAGAGCCTTCTTGAAGAAGGCTTGCAAGCGGATTGGTTAAGTGAACAGTCCGCCATCACGAATAAGTGGCATAGTTCCATTTGCCATCGGTGTGGCACGAAGAAGCGGTCTCACTTTTATAAATGGCCTTGTCCAAACTGTGGAGAAAAATGTGTGTATTGTCGGTCATGCGTCAAGCTAGGTCGCCTTTCATCGTGCGACAAACTGCTTACCTATCATGGTGCAGTACTTCAGTGGAAGCATCATCAAAAACCGTGCATGTGGGAAGGAAAGCTTACGCGTGCTCAACAACAGGCTGCTGACGCCATTGTGAATGCTGTTCGGACACAGTCCTCTATCCTTGTTTGGGCGGTGTGTGGTGCAGGTAAGACGGAAATGTTGTTTCCGGGAATAGCAGAAGCGATTCAGACAGGAAAGCGAGTATGCTTGGCGACACCTCGAGCGGATGTCGTTCGAGAACTTCTACCGAGACTTCGACTAGCTTTTCCACATGTGGATATTGTTGGTCGCTACGGGGGAAGTGAGGAACGGGACGAAGGAGCTCAGTTTGTTGTCGCGACAACCCACCAATTATTTCACTACCGAAGTGCATTTGACGTGATGATCATTGACGAAGTAGACGCGTTTCCTTACCATGCTGACCCCTCACTCCCCCGTGTGACTTCCTTATCCAAGCAACCTTCATGTGCCACGATTTATTTAACCGCAACCCCTAGAGAAGATTTAAAGCAAGCGTCACAGAGAAAGAATCTCCCCACCGTATTTGTCCCCATCCGTTTCCACGGTCATCCCCTCCCAGTTCCTACTTGCACGTATATCGGAAGGTTGTCCAACAAGCTTCAGCAATATCGTATACCGAACCCAATTAAAGAATGGATTGAACAAAAACAGGCTAATGAACGAAGAATTCTGCTGTTTGCTCCTACGGTTACCACTGCAACGCATGTGGCGAATGAGCTAAGTGTTCCATATGTACACGCGGAACATGACCAGCGAAAAGAAGTGGTTCAGCAGTTTCGCAATCGAGAAGTGCGGATGATTGTCACGACCACCATACTGGAACGGGGAGTGACGTTTCCGTCCATTGATGTTGCGGTGTTAGATGCAGGGCATCGTGTGTTTGATGAAGCAGCGCTTGTTCAAATTGCCGGGCGAGCTGGCAGGAGTGCTGATGATCCTAGTGGAAATGTGGTCTTCTTTCACGATGGCTTTTCTCTTGCCATGGACAGGTCCATTCGCTCTATTCGCGCCATGAATAAGAAAGCAGCAACCTTCCGATGA